Proteins from a genomic interval of Synechococcus sp. A15-28:
- a CDS encoding aspartate kinase, giving the protein MALLVQKFGGTSVGSVERIQAVAQRISRSREDGHDVVVVVSAMGHTTDELTGLAAAITNTPPQREMDMLLASGEQVSIALLAMALNQLGIAAVSMTGPQVGIVTESTHGRARILEIRTDRVRGHLAEGRVVVVAGFQGTSSGVGGVAEITTLGRGGSDTSAVALAAALNADACEIYTDVPGVLSTDPRKVADAQVMDEISCDEMLELASLGASVLHPRAVEIARNYGVLMVVRSSWSEAPGTRLTSRRGRSLNRAGLELGSPVDGVEQMEHQAVIALSHIPDQPGIAARLFETLSGAGINVDLIIQSTHEGSSNDITFTAAEADLDAARRVSQTVLDSLGGELAAEGGMTKLSISGAGIMGRPGIAAGLFHCLSQQGINLRLIATSEVKVSCVIDADSGRKALQAVQEAFDVDDAQVELNPDLCCSDEPEVRGVALDRDQAQLSVRHVPDRPGTAAALCSALAERGISLDAIVQSERQHGDGSRDISFILRKEDRSRADVALAPLLAQWPGAALEEGEAIARVSAVGAGMPATPGTAGRMFRALADAGINIALIATSEIRTSCVVTEKDGVAALQAVHTGFGLGGQEQHTAQGSASPLDS; this is encoded by the coding sequence ATGGCCCTCCTGGTGCAGAAGTTCGGCGGCACCTCCGTCGGCAGTGTCGAACGCATCCAGGCGGTGGCCCAGCGGATCAGCCGCAGCCGTGAGGATGGTCATGACGTGGTGGTGGTGGTCTCGGCCATGGGCCACACCACCGATGAACTCACCGGACTGGCTGCCGCCATCACCAACACCCCTCCACAGCGAGAGATGGACATGCTCCTGGCCAGCGGTGAGCAAGTGTCCATTGCCCTGCTGGCCATGGCCCTGAACCAACTTGGGATTGCGGCCGTCTCGATGACGGGCCCCCAGGTGGGCATCGTCACCGAATCAACCCATGGACGGGCCCGCATCCTCGAAATCCGCACCGACCGCGTCCGCGGCCATCTGGCTGAGGGCCGGGTGGTGGTGGTGGCCGGCTTCCAGGGCACCAGCAGTGGTGTGGGCGGTGTGGCCGAAATCACCACCCTCGGTCGCGGCGGCTCGGACACCTCCGCCGTGGCTCTGGCGGCCGCGTTGAACGCCGATGCCTGTGAGATCTACACCGATGTGCCTGGGGTGCTGAGCACCGACCCACGCAAGGTGGCCGATGCGCAAGTGATGGATGAAATCAGCTGCGATGAAATGCTCGAGCTGGCCAGCCTCGGTGCCTCGGTGCTGCATCCACGGGCGGTGGAAATCGCTCGCAACTACGGCGTGCTCATGGTGGTGCGCTCCAGCTGGAGCGAGGCCCCCGGCACCCGTCTCACCAGCCGCCGCGGCCGCAGCCTGAACCGGGCCGGGCTGGAGCTGGGCAGCCCGGTGGACGGCGTGGAGCAAATGGAACACCAGGCGGTGATCGCGCTGTCGCACATCCCGGATCAGCCCGGCATTGCCGCCCGCCTGTTCGAAACCCTCTCGGGTGCGGGCATCAACGTGGATCTGATCATTCAGTCCACCCACGAGGGCAGCAGCAACGACATCACCTTCACCGCGGCGGAGGCGGATCTGGACGCCGCCCGTCGCGTCAGTCAGACCGTGCTGGACAGCCTGGGTGGCGAACTGGCCGCCGAGGGCGGCATGACCAAGCTGAGCATCAGTGGTGCCGGGATCATGGGGCGTCCGGGCATCGCCGCCGGCCTGTTCCACTGCCTGTCGCAGCAGGGCATCAACCTGCGCCTGATCGCCACCAGCGAAGTGAAGGTGAGCTGTGTGATCGATGCCGATTCCGGCCGCAAGGCCCTGCAGGCGGTGCAGGAGGCCTTTGATGTGGACGATGCCCAGGTGGAGCTCAACCCCGATCTGTGCTGCAGCGACGAACCGGAAGTGCGCGGTGTTGCCCTCGATCGCGACCAGGCCCAACTGTCCGTGCGCCACGTCCCGGACCGCCCCGGCACCGCAGCGGCCCTCTGTTCAGCCCTGGCTGAACGTGGCATCAGCCTGGATGCCATCGTCCAGTCCGAGCGTCAGCACGGGGACGGTTCGCGGGACATCAGTTTCATTCTGCGCAAGGAGGACCGCAGCCGCGCTGATGTGGCCCTAGCCCCACTGCTGGCCCAGTGGCCCGGCGCGGCCCTGGAGGAAGGGGAGGCCATCGCCCGGGTGAGCGCCGTCGGCGCCGGCATGCCAGCCACGCCAGGGACGGCAGGTCGGATGTTCCGTGCCCTGGCCGATGCCGGCATCAACATCGCCCTGATCGCCACCAGCGAGATCCGCACCAGTTGCGTGGTGACCGAGAAGGACGGTGTGGCAGCCCTGCAGGCCGTGCACACCGGCTTCGGCCTGGGGGGTCAGGAGCAGCACACCGCCCAGGGCAGCGCCTCACCCCTCGACAGCTGA
- the holA gene encoding DNA polymerase III subunit delta, whose product MPIHLIWGDDAAARDRAVNGLIETVVDPSWASLNLSRLDGAEVGQAAQALDEARTPPFAAGERLVLLQRSPFCNGCPTELADRFEAALTLIPDSSHLVLVNASKPDGRLRTTKALQKRIKAGLDQEQSFPLPAVWDGAGQRQLVQRTGEALGLRLEPGAIDALVDAIGTDSARLESELRKLSLRSSTISAELVADLVGGLATNALHVGDALLEGNPGDAIARWDALIDAGEPALRIMATLTGQIRGWLWVSLMEQQGERDVAVIAKAAGIGNPKRIYVMRKQLQGRPPQRFLSLLGRLLEVEARLKRGAQPGDAFRDGLLG is encoded by the coding sequence ATGCCGATCCATCTGATCTGGGGTGATGACGCCGCCGCGCGGGATCGGGCCGTCAACGGGTTGATCGAGACGGTGGTGGACCCCAGCTGGGCAAGCCTCAACCTCAGCCGCCTTGATGGCGCTGAAGTCGGTCAGGCGGCCCAGGCCCTCGATGAGGCCCGCACACCACCCTTCGCCGCCGGGGAGCGGTTGGTGCTGCTGCAGCGCAGTCCCTTCTGCAACGGCTGCCCCACCGAGCTGGCGGATCGCTTTGAAGCCGCGCTCACGTTGATCCCCGACAGCAGCCATCTGGTGCTGGTGAATGCCTCCAAGCCCGACGGTCGCCTGCGCACCACCAAGGCCCTGCAGAAACGGATCAAAGCCGGCCTGGACCAGGAACAGAGCTTTCCGTTGCCAGCGGTATGGGACGGCGCCGGCCAGCGTCAGCTGGTACAGCGCACCGGCGAAGCCCTGGGCCTCCGCCTGGAACCGGGCGCCATCGATGCCCTGGTGGACGCCATTGGCACCGACAGCGCCCGGCTGGAATCGGAACTGCGCAAGCTGTCGCTGCGGTCGTCAACCATCAGCGCCGAACTGGTGGCCGATCTGGTGGGGGGGCTGGCCACCAACGCCCTGCACGTGGGCGATGCCCTGCTGGAGGGCAACCCCGGCGACGCCATCGCCCGCTGGGATGCCCTGATCGACGCCGGTGAGCCTGCCCTGCGCATCATGGCCACCCTCACCGGGCAGATCCGCGGTTGGCTCTGGGTGAGCCTGATGGAGCAGCAGGGGGAGCGGGATGTGGCGGTGATCGCCAAGGCCGCCGGCATCGGCAACCCCAAACGGATCTATGTGATGCGCAAACAGCTGCAGGGCCGGCCACCCCAGCGCTTCCTCTCCCTACTGGGACGACTTTTAGAAGTGGAAGCGCGGCTGAAACGGGGGGCCCAGCCCGGTGATGCCTTCCGTGATGGCCTGCTGGGGTAA
- a CDS encoding precorrin-8X methylmutase: MAAMAQDHPIFSESIRRIREALGPTDLEPLQQQVLERLVHSSGDLALAALLRFSPGACDAGLTALQQGASILTDTAMAAAAVAPMAQRTLGSSVRTVLEWAPDQAPLGSTRTAAGMERAWRELTARPPAPLVLIGSAPTALEVLLEQVAAGAPAPSLVIGMPVGFVGVAESKRHLAKSGLDQICLEGSRGGAGLVAAAVNALLRAAAG, from the coding sequence ATGGCGGCGATGGCCCAGGACCACCCGATCTTCTCCGAAAGCATCCGGCGGATCCGTGAGGCCCTTGGGCCGACGGATCTTGAGCCACTGCAACAGCAGGTGCTGGAGCGCCTGGTGCACAGCAGCGGCGACCTTGCGCTGGCGGCCTTGCTGCGGTTCAGTCCCGGCGCCTGCGACGCAGGCCTGACGGCCCTGCAGCAAGGAGCATCTATCCTGACGGACACGGCCATGGCCGCGGCGGCGGTGGCGCCGATGGCCCAGCGGACCCTTGGGTCATCCGTGCGCACGGTGCTCGAGTGGGCCCCGGATCAAGCGCCGCTGGGGTCGACGCGCACAGCAGCGGGGATGGAACGGGCCTGGCGGGAGCTGACGGCCCGCCCGCCCGCTCCCTTGGTGTTGATCGGCAGTGCCCCCACGGCCCTGGAGGTGCTGCTGGAGCAGGTGGCCGCTGGTGCGCCAGCCCCCAGCCTGGTGATCGGGATGCCGGTGGGGTTTGTCGGGGTGGCTGAGAGCAAGCGCCATCTGGCCAAGAGCGGTCTGGACCAGATCTGTCTGGAGGGCAGCCGCGGCGGTGCGGGCCTGGTGGCCGCGGCGGTCAATGCCCTGTTGCGGGCGGCCGCAGGCTGA